A section of the Eublepharis macularius isolate TG4126 chromosome 1, MPM_Emac_v1.0, whole genome shotgun sequence genome encodes:
- the EEF1G gene encoding elongation factor 1-gamma, translating into MAAAGTLYTYPENWRAFKALIAAQYSGAKIKVLSAPPQFHFGQTNKTPEFLKKFPVGKVPAFEGDDGFCVFESNAIAHYVSNNELRGSTAEAAAQIIQWVSFADSDIVPPASTWVFPTLGIMHYNKPATEYAKEEVKRILSLLDSHLKTRTFLVGERVTLADITVVCTLLWLYKQVLEPSFRQPYENVNRWFVTCINQPQFKAVLGEVKLCEKMAQFDAKKFAENQPKKETPKKEKHPKEEKKPEKKAEPEEELDECEQALAAEPKSKDPFAELPKSSFVMDEFKRKYSNEDTLTVAIPHFWEHFDKEGWSIWYAEYRFPEELAQTFMSCNLITGMFQRLDKLRKNAFASVILFGSNNDSSISGIWVFRGQELAFPLSPDWQVDYESYAWRKLDPDSEECKTLVKEYFLWEGDFKHVGKAFCQGKIFK; encoded by the exons ATGGCGGCGGCCGGG ACTCTCTACACCTACCCTGAGAATTGGCGGGCATTCAAAGCCCTTATTGCTGCTCAGTACAGTGGCGCCAAGATCAAGGTCCTCTCGGCCCCACCGCAGTTCCACTTTGGACAAACCAACAAGACCCCCGAATTCCTGAAGAAATTCCCTGTGGGGAAG GTTCCAGCTTTCGAAGGAGATGATGGCTTCTGCGTATTTGAGAGCAATGCCATTGCACATTACG TCAGCAACAATGAGCTGCGAGGAAGCACTGCAGAGGCGGCCGCCCAGATCATCCAGTGGGTGAGCTTTGCTGACAGCGACATTGTTCCCCCCGCCAGTACTTGGGTCTTCCCCACGTTGGGCATCATGCATTATAACAAGCCG gccacagaataTGCCAAGGAGGAAGTGAAGAGGATTCTGAGCCTCCTCGATTCCCATCTGAAAACCAGGACATTCCTGGTGGGGGAACGTGTCACACTGGCTGATATTACCGTGGTCTGCACTCTTCTTTGGCTTTACAAGCAG GTTTTGGAGCCATCTTTCCGTCAGCCTTACGAAAACGTCAACCGCTGGTTTGTAACCTGCATAAACCAGCCACAGTTCAAGGCAGTCCTAGGAGAGGTGAAGCTGTGCGAGAAGATGGCGCAGTTTGACG CTAAAAAGTTTGCTGAGAATCAGCCCAAGAAGGAAACGCCTAAGAAAGAGAAGCATCCGAAGGAAGAGAAGAAGCCAGAGAAGAAGGCAGAGCCTGAGGAAGAGTTAGACGAGTGTGAGCAGGCCTTGGCAGCTGAGCCCAAATCCAAAGACCCTTTTGCTGAACTCCCCAAGAG CTCCTTTGTCATGGATGAGTTCAAGAGGAAGTACTCCAATGAAGATACCCTCACAGTGGCAATCCCCCACTTCTGGGAGCATTTTGACAAGGAGGGCTGGTCCATCTGGTATGCAGAGTATCGCTTCCCTGAGGAGCTTGCACAGACGTTCATGAGCTGCAATCTCATCACAG GCATGTTCCAGCGCTTGGACAAGCTGCGCAAGAACGCCTTCGCTTCGGTTATCCTTTTCGGTAGCAACAATGACAGCAGCATCTCTGGCATCTGGGTCTTCCGTGGGCAGGAGCTAGCTTTTCCA CTGAGTCCTGACTGGCAGGTAGATTACGAATCCTATGCCTGGAGGAAGCTGGACCCAGATAGCGAAGAGTGCAAGACGCTGGTGAAGGAATACTTCCTGTGGGAGGGGGATTTCAAGCACGTCGGCAAGGCCTTTTGCCAAGGCAAGATCTTTAAGTGA
- the POLR2G gene encoding DNA-directed RNA polymerase II subunit RPB7: protein MFYHISLEHEILLHPRYFGPNLLNTVKQKLFTEVEGTCTGKYGFVIAVTTIDNIGAGVIQPGRGFVLYPVKYKAIVFRPFKGEVVDAVVTQVNKVGLFTEIGPMSCFISRHSIPSEMEFDPNSNPPCYKTVDEDIVIQQEDKIRLKIVGTRVDKNDIFAIGSLMDDYLGLVS, encoded by the exons ATGTTTTACCAC ATCTCCTTGGAACATGAAATCCTGTTGCATCCAcgttattttgggcccaatcttcTCAACACAGTTAAGCAGAAGCTGTTCACCGAGGTGGAAGGAACCTGCACAGGAAA ATATGGCTTTGTCATTGCGGTTACAACCATCGACAATATTGGTGCGGGTGTGATCCAGCCCGGTCGGGGCTTTGTGCTTTATCCAGTCAAATACAAGGCTATCGTCTTTAGGCCTTTCAAAGGGGAGGTGGTTGACGCTGTTGTCACACAAGTGAACAAG GTTGGACTCTTCACTGAAATTGGACCCATGTCCTGCTTCATTTCACGGCAT TCCATTCCTTCCGAAATGGAATTTGACCCCAATTCCAATCCGCCCTGCTACAAGACTGTTGACGAG GACATTGTTATCCAGCAAGAAGACAAGATCAGACTGAAGATCGTGGGGACCCGAGTGGACAAGAATGATATT TTTGCAATTGGATCACTCATGGATGACTACCTTG GTCTGGTCAGCTGA